The region GTCGGGCCCGCGGGTCATCGACGCCGACACCAAGAAGCGGATGAAGGACATCCTGGCCGACATCCAGGACGGCACCTTTGTCAAGCGGCTCGTCGCCAACGTCGAGGGCGGCAACAAGGAGCTCGAGAAGCTGCGCAAGGAGAACGCCGAGCACCCGATCGAGGTCACCGGCAAGAAGCTGCGCGACCTGATGAGCTGGGTGGACCGGCCGATCACCGAAACGGCCTGAGCCGCACGTCGAATCGGGCGCGTTCAGCAACCCTCGAGGTTGCCGGACGCGCCCGATTCGCGTTTTCAGGCGAGGCGGTCGGCGACGCTGACGACCCGGCGGGCCAGGTGATCGAGCGCGGCCAGCGTGGCGTCGTCGAGTTCGTTGCGGTTCTCGGGTCCGGTGACATGCCCGACGCCGTAGGGGTTGCCGTCGGCGAACTTCACCGGATCGGTGTAGCCCGGGGGCACCAAGATCCCGCCGAAGTGCATCAGCGTGATGTAGAGCGTGATCAGCGTGGTCTCCTGGCCGCCGTGCGCGGTCTGCGACGAGGTGAACGCGGCGTAGGCCTTGTCGGCGAGCTTGCCGCCGGCCCACAGGCCGCCGAGGGAGTCGATGAAGGTGCGGAACTGCGACGACATGTTGCCGAACCGGGTGGGGGAGCCGAAGATCACCGCGTCCGCCCAGACGATGTCGTCGCCGGTCGCTGCCGGAAGGTCCTTCGTCGCTTCGTAATTCGCCGTCCACGCCGGGTTGTTGGCGAACGATTCGGGGTCGCGCGTCTCGGCGATGTGCCGCAGACGCACCTCGGCGCCCGCGGACTCGGCGGTGGCCGCCACGCGGTTGGCCATCGCGGTCCCGTGACCCGTTGCGGAGTAGTAGATGACCGCCAGTTTCGCCATACCGGCAGCCTACCGAGCGCAGCTTCTCTCCTGAGCGGTTCAGCGGGGTGACAGACTCGGCAGCTCGGTGATGCCGAACTCGCGCCGCAGCATGCTGCGCGCGGCGTAGTACCCCGCCATGCCGTGCACCCCACCGCCCGGCGGGGCGGCCGACGAGCACAGGTAGGCCTGCGGGATGGGCGTCGACCACGGGTCCCACCGCAGCGCGGGACCGGTGAGCGCGCTGACCATGTTGTTGCCGCCGACGCCGATGTCGCCGCCGACGAGGTTGGCGTTGTGGTCGGCGAGGTGGGCCGCGGGCACGCTGCGCACGGCGAGGACCAGGTCGCGGAACCCCGGCGCGAACCTCTCGAACACTTCGATGACGGTCTCCGCCATGTCGACCGGCGACCCCGACGGCACATGGGCGTAGGTCCACAGCGGCCGGCGGCCCTGCGGGTCGACCCGGCCCGGATCGCACAGGTGCGGCAGCGCGGCGAGGATCATCGGCCAGTCGGCGTGGCGGCCCGCGGCGATCTCTTTCTCGGCCCGCGCCATCGTCGCGCGATCGCCACCCATGTGCAGCGTCGCCGCGGTGGCCAACCGCGGGTCCCGCCAAGGGATTTCACCGGAGAGCACGAAGTCGACCTTCGCCACGCCCGGGCCGTACTTGTAGCGACGCAGTGTTCTGGCGTACCCGGAGGGCAGGCTGTCGCCGTAGATGCCCAGCAGCGCGGTGGGTGCGGTGTCGTAGAGCACCACGCCCGACGGTGGACTGGTGATCTCCTCGCCGAGCACCAAATCCCCGCCGTGCGCGCGCAGGTCGGCGAGCAGCGCGTCGGGGATGGCTTGCGATCCGCCGACGGGAACGGGCCATCCCACGGCGTGCGCCAGCGTGGCGAGCATCAGCCCCGCACCCGAGGAGACGAGCGAGGGCATGCGTGAAATCGTATGTGCGGCAACGCCGGTGGACAGTGCACGGGCGTCCTCGCCGGCCAGGGTGGTCCAGGCCGGGCTGCCCTGAGCCAGCAGCCGGGGCGCGATGCGCAGCGCGGCGGGGATGCTCGGCGGCAGCGAGCGCTTGTCGCCGAGCAGCAGCCCGACCACGCCGTCACAGTCGGCCGACAGCGGCCCCAGCAACCGGCGCCAGGACGCGCCGTCGGAGAGTTCGGCGCAGGTGCGGTCGATGTCGAGGTAACCGATCGCCGCGGGGCGTCCGGGCAGCGGGTTGCCGTAGGACACCTCGGGCACGGCCAGGGTCACGCCACGCGACCGCAGATCGAATTCGGCGAAGAACGGTGACGCCAGGGCCAGCGGGTGAACGGCCGAGCAGATGTCGTGCGACACTCCGCCGAACTCCGGATCGGGCAGGGTGCGGGCACCGCCGCCGAACGTCGGCTGTGCCTCGACGACCCGCACCGACAGCCCGGCCCGTGCACAGATGACGGCGGCCGCGAGCCCGTTGGGCCCGCTCCCGACGACGGTCACGTCCACGCTCGAATTTCTCCCGCCCGACACCCGGTCATTACAGCCCATTAGGCTGAGGCCTCGTGAGTCTGCCTGTTGTACTGATCGCCGACAAGCTGGCCCAATCGACCGTGGAAGCCCTGGGAGACCAGGTGGAGGTCCGTTGGGTCGACGGTCCGGACCGGGAGAAGCTGCTGGCCGCGGTCGCCGACGCCGATGCACTGCTGGTGCGCTCGGCGACGACGGTCGATGCCGAGGTTCTCGCCGCGGCGCCCAAGCTCAAGATCGTCGCCCGCGCCGGCG is a window of Mycolicibacterium chubuense NBB4 DNA encoding:
- a CDS encoding phytoene desaturase family protein; protein product: MDVTVVGSGPNGLAAAVICARAGLSVRVVEAQPTFGGGARTLPDPEFGGVSHDICSAVHPLALASPFFAEFDLRSRGVTLAVPEVSYGNPLPGRPAAIGYLDIDRTCAELSDGASWRRLLGPLSADCDGVVGLLLGDKRSLPPSIPAALRIAPRLLAQGSPAWTTLAGEDARALSTGVAAHTISRMPSLVSSGAGLMLATLAHAVGWPVPVGGSQAIPDALLADLRAHGGDLVLGEEITSPPSGVVLYDTAPTALLGIYGDSLPSGYARTLRRYKYGPGVAKVDFVLSGEIPWRDPRLATAATLHMGGDRATMARAEKEIAAGRHADWPMILAALPHLCDPGRVDPQGRRPLWTYAHVPSGSPVDMAETVIEVFERFAPGFRDLVLAVRSVPAAHLADHNANLVGGDIGVGGNNMVSALTGPALRWDPWSTPIPQAYLCSSAAPPGGGVHGMAGYYAARSMLRREFGITELPSLSPR
- the wrbA gene encoding NAD(P)H:quinone oxidoreductase; this encodes MAKLAVIYYSATGHGTAMANRVAATAESAGAEVRLRHIAETRDPESFANNPAWTANYEATKDLPAATGDDIVWADAVIFGSPTRFGNMSSQFRTFIDSLGGLWAGGKLADKAYAAFTSSQTAHGGQETTLITLYITLMHFGGILVPPGYTDPVKFADGNPYGVGHVTGPENRNELDDATLAALDHLARRVVSVADRLA